A stretch of the Dyella telluris genome encodes the following:
- a CDS encoding response regulator, whose translation MGLRIILADDHPIFRSGVRALLENSNSAHVVAEVGSPAELIDAVEKQPCDLLITDFSMPGGQVADGLQMLGMIRRRKTELPIVVLTMVNNGGVLKAILATGVRGLMSKTDALSELTLAVQAVSHGRSFLSTSISHLIDEGGPGGHADDRPALSKRETEVLRLFASGFTVTEIAGQLNRSVKTISRQKMDAMNKLGLKNDLDVYAYAREHGILA comes from the coding sequence GTGGGCCTTCGGATCATTCTTGCTGACGACCATCCCATTTTTCGAAGTGGCGTACGCGCGCTGCTCGAAAACAGCAACAGCGCGCATGTCGTCGCTGAGGTCGGCTCGCCGGCCGAGCTGATCGATGCGGTCGAAAAACAGCCTTGCGACCTGCTGATCACCGATTTCAGCATGCCCGGTGGCCAGGTGGCCGACGGCCTGCAGATGCTCGGCATGATCCGCCGCCGCAAGACCGAGCTGCCCATCGTGGTGCTCACCATGGTGAACAACGGCGGCGTGCTCAAGGCCATCCTCGCCACCGGTGTGCGCGGCCTGATGAGCAAGACCGATGCGCTGTCGGAACTCACGCTGGCCGTGCAGGCGGTGTCACACGGGCGATCGTTCCTCAGCACCAGCATCAGCCACCTGATCGACGAAGGCGGCCCCGGCGGGCATGCCGATGATCGCCCGGCGCTGTCCAAGCGCGAAACCGAAGTGCTGCGACTGTTTGCCTCGGGTTTCACCGTCACCGAAATTGCCGGCCAGCTCAATCGCAGCGTCAAGACCATCAGCCGCCAGAAAATGGATGCGATGAACAAGCTGGGGCTGAAGAACGACCTGGACGTGTACGCTTACGCACGCGAGCACGGCATCCTCGCCTGA
- a CDS encoding DcaP family trimeric outer membrane transporter: MALAPAAFAQSSDDLKAEIAQMRQQMQAQQQVMQKMQQRLDQLEAKESAQEKTAQAAPATPVAPTGTKAPATPIVSSASAPAPSTPPVYRPPSAPAGVAEPLPEGYVRLGDTGNLLKLDLVAQLDTMIDNKYMGSADLFVPSSIPVRGQPFYDSGWRTNLSARQSLFRMDFRRDTDYGTLKVVYKNNFFGSGSGDMPYNMQLFYGELDNDRYTLLAGYNISAFTDIDVFPNTLDYEGPNSFTFKYGPQIRFSPVLYRSGDSKLTLPLSMEKPNADITAIANYSPYSRLADFTAGLRWQAPDWHIQWSNLFRNLGMQNSETGQTQRTKAFATQLTGSTSLFERDSAQGWVSNGHGYANFLQDISGLGLDAAFTTNGELRAIRARGYGVGYTHGWTDSLSSSASYGYLRVSPSSDMLINRDELPKSTKFASLNLAWQFSQRAMLGIEYLWGQNILLTDARGQGQRVQTTLRYDLNP; the protein is encoded by the coding sequence GTGGCGCTTGCCCCGGCCGCATTTGCCCAGTCGTCGGATGACCTCAAGGCCGAAATCGCCCAGATGCGCCAGCAGATGCAGGCGCAGCAGCAGGTGATGCAGAAAATGCAGCAGCGCCTGGATCAGCTGGAAGCCAAGGAATCGGCACAGGAGAAGACCGCGCAGGCTGCGCCCGCCACGCCTGTCGCGCCCACCGGCACGAAGGCGCCGGCGACGCCCATCGTGTCGTCCGCCTCGGCGCCCGCGCCATCGACACCACCGGTCTATCGTCCACCCTCGGCTCCTGCGGGCGTGGCGGAACCTCTGCCCGAGGGTTACGTACGGCTGGGCGATACAGGCAACCTGTTGAAACTGGATCTGGTGGCGCAGCTCGACACCATGATCGACAACAAATACATGGGCTCGGCTGACCTGTTCGTGCCGTCATCGATTCCGGTACGAGGGCAGCCGTTCTACGACAGTGGCTGGCGCACCAACCTCAGCGCGCGGCAAAGCCTGTTCCGCATGGATTTCCGCCGCGATACCGACTACGGCACGCTGAAGGTGGTCTACAAGAACAACTTCTTCGGCAGCGGCAGCGGCGACATGCCGTACAACATGCAGCTCTTCTACGGTGAGCTGGACAACGACCGCTACACCCTGTTGGCCGGCTACAACATTTCCGCGTTCACCGACATCGACGTGTTCCCCAATACGCTCGATTACGAAGGCCCCAACTCCTTCACCTTCAAATACGGGCCGCAGATCCGCTTCTCACCGGTGCTCTATCGCTCGGGCGACAGCAAGCTCACGCTGCCGCTGTCGATGGAAAAGCCCAACGCCGACATCACGGCCATCGCCAACTATTCGCCGTATTCGCGCCTGGCGGACTTCACCGCGGGGCTGCGCTGGCAGGCACCGGACTGGCATATCCAGTGGTCCAACCTGTTCCGCAACCTGGGCATGCAGAACAGTGAAACCGGCCAGACCCAGCGCACCAAGGCCTTTGCCACGCAGCTCACCGGCAGCACATCGCTGTTCGAGCGCGACAGCGCGCAGGGCTGGGTCAGCAACGGCCATGGCTATGCCAACTTCCTGCAGGACATTTCCGGGCTGGGCCTGGATGCGGCCTTCACCACCAACGGCGAGCTGCGCGCCATCCGTGCGCGGGGCTACGGCGTGGGCTACACCCATGGCTGGACAGACAGCCTCAGCTCCAGCGCGTCCTATGGCTATCTGCGCGTCAGTCCTTCGTCGGACATGCTGATCAATCGCGACGAGCTGCCCAAGAGCACCAAGTTCGCGTCGCTCAACCTGGCCTGGCAGTTCAGCCAGCGCGCGATGCTGGGCATCGAATACCTGTGGGGCCAGAACATCCTGCTGACCGACGCACGAGGGCAGGGGCAGCGTGTGCAGACCACCTTGCGCTACGACCTCAACCCCTGA
- a CDS encoding amino acid permease gives MAAQPVKKMGLLAASSLVVANMVGTGLFLLPSSMAGVGSISLLGWIVAAIGASALGLVFAHLGMVEPQAGGPYAYARDHLGPFAAFQTNFLYWGANVIGNVAIAVSVTGYLAVFFPMLKNPWFANASTAAIIWLFIWLNTRGANVVGHFTTISTAAGILPIAFVGLLGWFWFRTDVFQAGWNPEGMSTFSAVQRSASIALWAFLGVESAAVSAGVIENPKRNVPLATVVGLVVSTLIYIACCTVMMGLLPNDELRISGAPFADAARVMLGNWAAIVISLAAILKAAGALVGWILIVAQSAQAAAQDGMFATTFAVTNRYGMPVRNLVITGVLMSLLLVLTTSPDIATQFATITSATVVLMALPYIYSVVAMWRLNRTLGLTPRRRNFLIVVGLLACAYCVGVVLGQSAELNRKALVVLLVSTPLFALVRVQAVMKTRAHRHRGHRRG, from the coding sequence ATGGCCGCGCAACCGGTAAAGAAAATGGGCCTGCTTGCTGCCTCGTCGCTGGTGGTAGCGAACATGGTGGGCACGGGCTTGTTCCTGCTGCCCTCGAGCATGGCAGGCGTGGGCAGCATTTCGCTGCTGGGCTGGATCGTCGCCGCGATCGGCGCCAGCGCGCTGGGTCTGGTATTCGCCCACCTCGGCATGGTCGAACCGCAGGCGGGTGGGCCCTATGCCTATGCCCGCGATCACCTTGGGCCGTTCGCCGCATTCCAGACCAACTTCCTCTACTGGGGCGCCAACGTGATCGGCAACGTGGCGATTGCGGTGTCGGTCACCGGCTATCTGGCCGTGTTCTTCCCCATGCTCAAGAACCCGTGGTTCGCCAACGCCAGCACGGCGGCCATCATCTGGCTTTTCATCTGGCTCAATACGCGCGGCGCCAACGTAGTGGGGCACTTCACCACCATCAGCACGGCGGCGGGCATCCTGCCCATTGCGTTCGTGGGTCTGCTGGGCTGGTTCTGGTTCCGCACGGATGTATTCCAGGCTGGCTGGAATCCGGAAGGGATGTCGACCTTCAGCGCCGTCCAGCGCAGCGCCTCCATCGCCCTATGGGCCTTCCTGGGCGTGGAAAGCGCCGCCGTGTCCGCCGGTGTCATCGAGAACCCCAAACGCAACGTGCCGCTGGCCACGGTGGTCGGACTGGTGGTGTCCACGCTGATCTACATCGCCTGCTGCACGGTGATGATGGGCCTGCTGCCCAACGACGAGCTGCGCATTTCCGGCGCCCCGTTCGCCGATGCGGCGCGTGTGATGCTGGGCAACTGGGCCGCCATCGTCATTTCGCTCGCTGCCATCCTGAAAGCCGCGGGAGCGCTGGTGGGGTGGATCCTCATCGTGGCGCAATCGGCGCAGGCCGCCGCACAGGACGGCATGTTCGCCACCACATTCGCCGTCACCAACCGGTATGGCATGCCGGTGCGCAACCTGGTCATTACGGGCGTGTTGATGTCGTTGCTGCTGGTGCTCACCACCTCGCCGGATATCGCCACGCAGTTCGCCACCATCACCAGTGCCACCGTGGTGCTGATGGCGTTGCCGTACATCTATTCGGTGGTGGCCATGTGGCGGCTCAACCGCACGCTGGGCCTCACGCCGCGTCGGCGCAATTTCCTTATCGTGGTCGGCTTGCTGGCCTGCGCGTATTGCGTGGGCGTGGTGCTCGGGCAGTCGGCGGAGCTCAACCGCAAGGCGCTGGTGGTGTTGCTGGTGTCCACGCCACTGTTCGCGCTGGTGCGGGTGCAGGCGGTGATGAAGACCCGGGCTCATCGCCACCGCGGCCATCGGCGGGGCTGA
- a CDS encoding 2'-5' RNA ligase family protein, protein MARTLLALLVPEAEPVVGSFREQHDPAARRGLGAHITLIYPFMDSELFTPAVLGRLRDVVADIPAPMFRLEQVKTFPSVVWLAPEPARPLIQIATALERAFPDYPRGGGAFPDYVPHLSVARHVQHEQPAIINELQARLADHGPIYGWCETLSLLVSENRRWRDLAHYPFMH, encoded by the coding sequence ATGGCGCGTACCCTGCTAGCGCTGTTGGTGCCCGAGGCCGAGCCGGTCGTCGGCAGTTTCCGCGAGCAGCACGATCCTGCCGCGCGCCGCGGACTGGGCGCGCATATCACCTTGATCTATCCCTTCATGGACAGCGAGCTGTTCACGCCCGCCGTGCTGGGGCGGCTGCGCGATGTCGTCGCGGATATTCCCGCCCCCATGTTCCGCCTGGAACAGGTGAAGACCTTTCCTTCGGTGGTGTGGCTGGCCCCCGAACCCGCCAGGCCGCTGATCCAGATCGCCACTGCGCTGGAGCGTGCCTTTCCCGACTACCCCAGGGGCGGCGGCGCCTTCCCCGACTACGTGCCTCACCTGTCGGTGGCGCGACATGTGCAGCACGAGCAGCCGGCCATCATCAACGAACTGCAGGCCCGCCTCGCCGATCACGGGCCGATCTACGGCTGGTGCGAAACCCTGTCGTTGCTGGTCAGCGAGAACCGGCGATGGCGGGACCTGGCGCACTATCCCTTCATGCACTGA
- a CDS encoding DUF2968 domain-containing protein yields MTENSSVREFPVVLCASEDSTVPTDAHHDDSAAPHDDDLADVATVTAHWRHPYADGDLVDVADVEEVEWLERETAVMTMRELHSFGHGVRLYFHPAELMFYAAIYMDDLLWRAVKSTEFDLAEKAFEEFAVQVNSRARAEVRRVQLEARNVQLKRHIAESEARAERLRVNMQRNAAQKQRAMQRDNALRNDIKQLEATRVQAQLHANRTLRQIGQLHSSCAAELPRPRSLGSMFRRR; encoded by the coding sequence ATGACTGAGAATTCATCGGTGCGGGAATTTCCCGTGGTGCTTTGCGCGAGCGAAGACAGCACCGTGCCGACAGACGCGCACCATGACGACTCGGCCGCCCCGCACGACGACGACCTTGCCGACGTGGCCACGGTCACCGCCCACTGGCGGCACCCGTATGCCGACGGCGACCTCGTCGATGTCGCCGACGTGGAAGAGGTCGAGTGGCTGGAGCGGGAAACCGCCGTCATGACCATGCGCGAGCTGCACAGTTTCGGACACGGCGTGCGGCTCTATTTCCATCCCGCCGAACTGATGTTCTACGCCGCCATCTACATGGACGACCTGTTGTGGCGGGCGGTGAAGTCAACCGAGTTCGACCTGGCCGAAAAGGCCTTCGAGGAATTCGCCGTGCAGGTGAACAGCCGCGCCCGCGCGGAAGTGCGTCGCGTGCAGCTGGAAGCGAGAAACGTGCAGCTGAAACGGCATATCGCCGAATCGGAAGCCAGGGCCGAGCGGCTGCGCGTCAACATGCAGCGCAACGCCGCCCAGAAGCAGCGCGCCATGCAACGCGACAACGCGTTGCGAAACGACATCAAGCAACTCGAGGCCACGCGCGTACAGGCACAGCTGCATGCCAACCGCACCCTGCGGCAGATCGGCCAGCTGCATTCCAGTTGCGCCGCCGAGCTGCCACGGCCGCGCAGCCTGGGCTCGATGTTCCGCAGGCGTTGA
- a CDS encoding transporter: MNLKNTSTLCALGVLGLMAQAAHADDSSTIKVGAGIDYTTGNYGTSTTTDITQVPVIFGYDIDRWSFKLDVPYIHVTGADNVIPGIGPVKNSNPKGRGHGKGNASGSTTPTTETAGSASGLGDITAAATYEAYRDTSAQFGIDVTGKIKFGTADADKGLGTGKNDYSFAVDSYKGFGKWTVFGGVSYTWLGSSQYLRLNDVFGANVGASYKLDTHSSFGAYYDYREKASDTSFARNELTGYYAYKFAAGWKAQAYVTKGFTDGSPDWGVGATVAYSF; encoded by the coding sequence ATGAACCTCAAGAACACCAGCACCCTCTGCGCGCTCGGCGTACTGGGCCTGATGGCACAAGCCGCGCACGCCGATGACAGCTCCACCATCAAGGTGGGCGCGGGCATCGACTACACCACCGGCAACTACGGCACCTCGACCACCACCGACATCACGCAGGTGCCGGTGATCTTCGGCTACGACATCGACCGCTGGTCGTTCAAGCTGGACGTGCCGTATATCCACGTCACGGGTGCCGACAACGTCATCCCCGGCATTGGTCCGGTGAAGAACAGCAACCCCAAGGGTCGCGGCCACGGCAAGGGCAATGCGTCGGGCAGCACCACGCCGACCACCGAAACGGCCGGCTCGGCCTCTGGCCTGGGCGACATCACCGCCGCCGCCACCTACGAGGCTTACCGCGATACCAGCGCGCAGTTTGGCATCGACGTCACCGGCAAGATCAAGTTCGGTACGGCCGACGCGGACAAGGGCCTGGGCACTGGCAAGAACGACTACAGCTTTGCCGTGGACTCGTACAAGGGCTTCGGTAAGTGGACGGTGTTCGGTGGCGTGAGCTACACGTGGCTGGGCAGCTCGCAGTACCTCCGTCTCAACGATGTGTTCGGTGCCAACGTGGGCGCCAGCTACAAGCTCGATACCCACAGCAGCTTCGGCGCGTACTACGACTATCGCGAGAAGGCATCGGATACCAGCTTCGCCCGCAATGAACTCACCGGCTACTACGCCTACAAGTTCGCTGCCGGCTGGAAGGCGCAGGCCTATGTCACCAAGGGCTTCACCGATGGCAGCCCGGACTGGGGTGTCGGCGCCACGGTGGCCTATTCGTTCTGA
- a CDS encoding RcnB family protein encodes MKRLLSFAIAAALLASSGLAMSTPQDDHDHGHGDDKHWDNGDHGHNPKDEGRHDNGNHKGWYKKGDRLPPQYYGREYYVTDYDRYHLRRPDPGYRWVRTDGGQFYLTLISSGVVIDVSGGY; translated from the coding sequence ATGAAACGCCTTCTTTCGTTCGCCATTGCAGCAGCCTTGCTTGCCAGTAGCGGACTGGCCATGTCCACGCCGCAGGACGACCACGATCACGGTCACGGCGACGACAAGCACTGGGACAACGGTGACCACGGCCACAACCCCAAGGACGAAGGGCGCCATGACAATGGCAACCACAAGGGCTGGTACAAAAAGGGTGATCGCCTGCCGCCGCAGTACTACGGCCGCGAGTACTACGTCACCGACTACGACCGCTACCACCTGCGCCGTCCGGACCCGGGTTATCGCTGGGTACGCACCGATGGTGGCCAGTTCTATCTCACGCTGATATCCAGCGGCGTCGTCATCGACGTTTCCGGCGGCTACTGA